The Bactrocera dorsalis isolate Fly_Bdor chromosome 2, ASM2337382v1, whole genome shotgun sequence region tatttttgtttttcgaagttttgagaattctttatttttcaatttcgaaacATTAGCATTTCGAGCATGTCCGAACGATTGCAAATTTTCGTTCGatattcgaatatttttgtttttcgaaattttgagaattctttatttataaatttcgaaATACATACTAGCATTTTGGGGCTGTTCAAATTAGAAGTTTTCGTTCgatattcgaaaatctttaattttcgaaattttgagaattctttatttttcaatttcgaaacATTAGCATTTTGAGGCTGTTCAAATTAGAGGTTTTCATTCgatattcgaaaatctttacttttcgaaattttgagaattctttctatttcaatttcgaaattcgcaatttgagattttttggaaaagtaatGGTTTCAATAGCTttggtttttggaaatttgaaatcttaagaattctttaattttaaatttcgaaacacTAGCTATGCCTATATGTCCGAATCATTGCAAATTTCAGAATTTACGACTCGTGCTTTGTTTCGGAATATAGGAGATTCGACAATCactgaaaaattgtatattttaagtttcattgcGAGCATGtccgaaatttgcattttcagattttttcgaaaagctgttattttaaaagaattctttatttttcaatttcgaaatattAAAGTATCAAGTATATTCGAATTACTgcaaattatgaaatatattattcgagtattttttgtttcaaacattaagaaattcaaaaatttttcgaaaactccACTTTCGAAAATAACCCTAAGTTTTGTGCTCATTATGAAACTTTAAATGCGTTATCTGCTGCATATGTGCTTTTTTAATACTAAAGTTATGTAAATCtcttatttttatgatatttgagCGGTTGCAACACAGTTTAAGAGTGTATGCAACGAGCGTGAAATATTATTTGAGACAACGTTTTCAAtagaaattgaaacaaaatgtaaataaaagtacTGTAAAAGGGTAAAGGAGGCAAATACACAAAACTTGAGCACATTTATAGATGCACCTTCAGCGATTCCATGCGACTGATAATACGACGACGCAACTCGGCATATCTGCAAGAGTGAGAATATatgtttttcaataattataataattaaaaaaggcgCTTTTAACTGTTACCTTTCTCTAACTTTGGCCACTTCGCGCTCCAACTCATCATCGTAGCGCTCCAAAATTGCACGGCATTCCGGCAGTGAGAGGTTTATAAACTGAGCCACCTCATTGCTGTAAGTGTTCAAACATTAAAGAATgataaattgttataaatatgcGCGTGTGCATACCTAATTTCATCCGTTTTTTTGGCATCGACCAGGTAGAGACGCGCCACATCCTCATGCGGTCCCATCATGACGCGCGTCAATAACGGATAATCAGTCTCTTTCAAGCGCTTCTGTTCGCCATTATCGCGTATAATGAAGAGTGAAAAATTCTCCACAGCGCTGTCGACCTTATACTTCTCCAACAGTAAATTGATAACCTCCGTTGTGGTGACCAACGATGTGACCCACACGGACATCTGCGAGCCGTAGGGCGGTGTAAAGAACGATGTTTCACGATTGTAAAAGTGACCGTTGATGGAACAGCGGCGCTTCAATTTAGTGCGCGATCTGCAAGATAGAAAAtagtaacatttttattataaaaacacaaattaaagCCACGTACCTTCTGTTGCCACTGCGGCGCTTGATGGCGGCGGCACCTGTGCGCGGCGGCCTACGCAAGACCACACCGTCCTCGGTTACGTGCAGCGGTGGATccgcatcatcatcatcatcatctccACCAGCGCCACCATTGTGCACCGCATCACTACCCCTGCTTGCCGTGTACATCTCCTCCGTTTGCGTCAACTCATCGCCAGCGGCGTTGCCACTGTTTGACACAGTAATCGATGGTGCATCGGCGCGACTGGAGTCCGCCTCACTAACACTACCCTTGTCGTTATCTTTCGGATAGCAATCCATTTCAATCGTCACATACCGTTGGGGCACATCACTACGCCGCATGGTGGCCGATTGTTGTGGCTTCAGCGTTGAGTCGTCATCGTCGCTGTCCGAGTAATCAAAACACGACGGTCCTGACTTGGAGCGATTTATGCCCTTCTCGAAGTGGTTGTGTCCGTGCTGATAAGTGGTTAGATTTTTGGAGTTGCCACCCGTTGCAGTTGAGGCGGAGCCACTCTTTTGCAGTGCATACATGCGTTGCATCGAATGTGGACTGGCAGTGCCGCTCTTCAAATGTAGCGTATCGTTTATTAAATTCGCATCGATGGAACGCAAGGCATGCTCACAATTGAAGCTCTTGCTCATTGGGCTTTCGCCGTAGAACTTGAGCGAATCATTTATACGCGACGGATCGATTGGTTGGTTGCGCTTTAGTGAGTCCTCATTCGGCTCACGAAATGAATTGGCACCACTGACATAATCTAGGTGAACACTACGTTTGAATTCCTCGAAATCCATTGGTTTGAGCGTAGCATCATCGGACGACTCGAAATTATCCGCTGTCGTGGAGCTGGTGTTTATGGTCGCCGAGGTTGCAGTGACGAAATTGTCGGAAGAAGTGCTGCTACTCTCACTATTGCTATTACTATTGTTGGTGGTATTTGTGGAAGAAGACGTTGGTGAGGTTGGTGATGGCACTTCGCTGTTCGTATTCGTGCTTTCGGTGAGATTATGAGCCGAAATCGTTTTTGTGGGTGAACTATCGCTGGAAGACGTTTGTGACGATGGCAATTTAACTGGCATCGTTTCGTAAATTTTATCTTTTTCGCTAACACGACGCTCCacctgaaaaaaatataatatgtgaagCACATATTTGAATAGAGTGAGTTGTACAATACCTGTAGCAAATCATCGATCTCGTCCCATTCCAATTTCTCTAAATTATCCAACTTCGAAGGCAACGTTGCCGACATACAACTTGTGGATGCTGTGGTGATCGTCGTATCAGTGCCACATAGCGTGCTTGTGGACACGGACTCATCATCATCGTTTGCACGCCCATTAGTCCCATTTAATAAAGGCACAGCAGCACCATCAGCACCGCCAGTGGTATTGGCAGAAACTTCTTCTGGCGTAGTGGGTAAATCTGTCAAAGGATACTCGTTCAAACTACTCGAATCGAATGTCATGCTCTCTGACAGCGATATATCTGTTGACATGTTTTCGACCTCACTTGCTGTTGTGGGCGCTTCCAGCGATTCGCTTATGTCGTTTTCCTTATCCGACGGGCTATCCTAATAttgtaaaaatgcaaatatttaacaaacgaaaataaaatattgcaatttataAACTCACATCCGCTGCTTTGGAGACACGCTTTGAATTCCGCTTACGCACAACCAACGTACGCTGATCGTCGTCCTCTTTGAGATGTATCACACCATGTACGCCCCAAGAAACACGCAATGCACCTTCCATTATTAGCCGATTATTTACTTCGCGGCTTCGTATTTCCATGCTCTTATTGTCGTAAAATTGGTTGTaaaccttaaaaaaatgtttgtacatTAATTGTGTTTAATTGCGATATATTGCTAAGGTTTTACCTTTAGTTTGCTTTCCAAGTGATCTCTCGGCAAAACCGGCCCACCATTTCCAATAAAAGAGCGCTGCGCTCCTTTTACGCCATAGCTCTTATGTGATTCCACACGTGTGCCATGTCCGAACAGTTGCGGTCCGAAGAGCGCACCATAGCATGGCACATGACAGTAAGGCACTCCTTTATGCTAAACAATAGATTAAAGGGTGTTTAATGATTACACATATAGTTTTACAAAAGAACAAAGGCAAACCTCAGCATGTTGGCCTGGATTCAGCCGCTTGCCGCATTCTTCACATCGTAAACACTCTGGATGCCAATCGTAGCCTAACGATTGTTTGCGCTCCGCTAATAGAATAGAATTATATGTTAGTGACCACTCAAACCAAAGCAGTATTGAGTTTATGAGCTTTTGGTTTCGAATTTCAACAGCAATTACTTACCGAAGTAGACTGGCTTTCCGCATTTGTGACACTTCCACATATTTCACGCGCTATGTTCAATCTGTAGGGTCAAGTGTGAGGAAAGGAAAATTCGCTGTAAGCAGCGACTACTTCTATGCCCTGCTTCCAGAATAGTCTGTATAAATAATAAGCTAATAGCCACTATcgagttttcttttatttttttactttatttcgtGCAAACGCGTGACGtataaaactttacataaaatatgcaaatgatcgtcaaacagaaaacaaaaacacgcGAGTATGTGGATAGTATAATTGGTAAAAACAAGAATTCACAAGCCGAATAGCTGAAGCACGCAACCGATCAAGAGAGAATACCCAAAACGGAAACAAATTAGCCACAAAGGGCATAGAGGACACTGAACTCACTGGGCTTTCAGTTTATGAACATAGTTTTTCTTTTTCGcacttgaattttaatatattcgTTATAACATTCCATTTActttaatgcaaataaataaaaattattacttctATCTTTTGCTTTGCCTCAGTCACCGCCAACGCAAATCACGAAACGTGTTGTGAATTATTAGTGCcagtataattatatatatttaatgaacTCGTACACCGCAGCACTTCATTTGCTAGCGCtgcaataatttgtttatttcaatttattgtttattttattgccgACAATAACTTTTCCTACTTATTTGGaggcgaaaaataaaacaaatgcatTGTTTGCTTCGCGAATGGAACAAGAACAATTTGCCGCAATGTTACCAGCTGTCTTAAAAGACGACTagtaaaaattcattaaaacatttatataacttattttatttttttattaataaacagcaatatttctttaagcttattgttaaataatatattttattttagtttataatgtaaattaaaattttttaaaaagttatcattATGGGCGACATCTGCATGTGAGATTGTAAACAGTAAACAGCTGAAAAGCTGAGTTGCCAGCTTCTGAATAATAGCTGATCTGACAGATTCGTCTTCCAAATCaagttattaaaacaaatattgcagttccaacaaaataataacCGTATACGGTAAATTAAGAGGtgaagctcgaattattttaacAGACACCTTTCAAGAATTACCTAACATACACTGTTTAAATGATCCAATTATaatcaaaatatcaattttgttGTCCAACTTTATGGTTTCCTATTTACAACGGCTTGCAAAGCATTAACTAAACAGACAACTCAAAGAGGGATATCGTAAATtgtataataggggtattcttttgcccttgcaaaacccttgcatgGTGCaattattgcatatatttcctcctggtgcaccggcacaacaacaaacacacgcagaaaattatttgcaacggctgcaaaatatgtcagaccaacacccatgtatatttgcgtgttTTAGCcaacattttacataaagacatattacgtcgttaaattgttgaggaaggtaagttttaaattgattttataatttctatttaaattatacagatttgttacagttttttttgttaaaaatgtatgcagaaggtgcgccaattcacaatagccatacATAATAGTGATTCAAAATAAATTggccgaatcagccgttcatatatcactagattctgcaatgggtgctctcgtgcccttgtatatttcggtttAGTATTtgtgcaatctgcaatcttgcaagagcaagcgaatacccctaatgAGTCTCATATCAACTCTGctaatttgttgtttgttgcctTCTGTTCGCGGCATCCATCAACGCAACTGTCAAAGCATCAGGAGCGAATAATGACAAGCAGCTGCCACAACTAATTCGCGAAAAGTCAATTTGGTGAAAGTGTTTGTGTTATTATCAGAAAAACTGCTGaaaatttgtttcatatttcaagtatttatacattttctatAGTTAGTTGTATTATATTCATCAAAACAAAGGAAAAATGTTGGACATCAAGTGATTACTGATAAGTTTTTAAAATGCAAAGTGCTACAGTGAAAGAAAAATcgcaattatacatacatacatatatgcgcagATAAATCATTGTGTGTGAAGTGAAGATTTTGATGACGAGTGTGAAAGAGCAACAGCTGAAAAGTTAAATAAGCAATTTTATCATTTGTGTGGTGGCGAATTCGGATATTGTGTTTTAAATTGGTTACAAAGTGGTGCTTTTGATCCAGTGCAAATAGGATAATCATCCAAAATGCGTTCCACCATAGAATTTGAGGAGTGTCTTAAGGATTCACCCCGTTTTCGGTGAGTTCATTGAGTGTTAggtcaggaatgttttctgaaCTTACAGGTCTACGCCCCTTTTTCCTcgtaacacaattttttttgcatgtatatatgttattGTTTATTCATAATTTCCTTTTAAATCGGAATGTGCAAATACTTTTGTTAacgtcaacattttttttttcgagtactttatgcattctgttgaatgttttatgttaaatatcgCACCacttcatatgtatattcattttaAGACAGAATAATGAGAGGTATAAAGGTGGTCTTTTGTATACTGCACAAAAGTATGTAAGCAATTACGTACTATGTAATTCATAGACAAAGATATGCCAAAAcatgcattttgttgctattgttcgTCGTTTTGCATGTTAGAAAATTTGCATGCTAAATAGCAGATGCTGGGTCATCGATGCCACTACCAATGCCAGCGATGCCAATTGGCATTCATTGTCGTCTGAGACTGAGTGACGCTTAATCATCACGAATTCcagcaaaacaataaaataaattaggaatcatcgaacaaaaaacaaaatatgcatatgtatgtatgtgagcacATTGTATAATTGTGTATAATTATGtcgtgtgtgtatatgtggacATGCAATCGTGAAATGTTGATAAAACACAAAGCAATAACACGAAACACCACTTTGTAAGAATAGATAGTATGGCGTTATTAAAAGTATTGTGTTTTAAGTTTTCATTGGCATATAGAAAGTGAATTGATAAATATTAGACAAGTATATAATACGAAAAGTTTGTATATTATAATGTTCACAACTATAAAGAATTAAATTGTCAACTAAACGATATGTgagaataaatttataatatgtattttcagATATAATGTATCTGCATATATGCTTAGaagatttaaaaatgttttttatttaaaataattattactatTGTATCTTATTTATAGAATTAAATGTAACATATTATCAACTAAAAACTTTGTAAACTAAGATTATATAGTATGCTGTCCTTTTCAAGAAAATACTGTCGTTGAAGTATAGGAAGTATAGAAGATATGTGTACGTATGTCTGATGAACAAGTTATcgccttttttcatttctttgagatgatatttttgatatttataccctgaacagtgtgCAGCACATAGAGACGGGGccgtttaaaatatatgtagtaaAGCATAGTATATATGCTGAATTGGGAAATGGTAAAAggaatttaagaaaattaggAAAAGGATTCAAATATTTTGCTCAAATGATAGCAAAAGTCTTAACACATTAATTGCCAAGTGGATTTGACAAAAATCTTCTCTGGGCtctggtttttttgttttaaaggggctaaatatagtatatgtttaTATCTAAGCCATTCCTTATCTGCTTTATTGTTAACTTTggattttataattgttttcgtACGTCGCTCGTTTTTGTACGACAAGGGCCTGCATGATGACAAGGGAATCGCTGTGGAAAATTATGCTTTGCGTCAGCCAGAGCCATCAACAATAAACTAAATGTGTCAGTTAATCCCGAAACTTCTCGTCGGCGCTTGTTATAGAACAAAAAGTCCGAGAAAATTACTGCTCATACAAAGGAAGCCCGAAtgtaatttgaagaaaaaggcGGTTAAAAGGCATGATTTATTGCGGTCAGATGAATTATTTGGTAGACCACCTCCTATTTTTTTTGGACAActgtatcttcacgaaatttgat contains the following coding sequences:
- the LOC105231004 gene encoding uncharacterized protein LOC105231004 — translated: MWKCHKCGKPVYFAERKQSLGYDWHPECLRCEECGKRLNPGQHAEHKGVPYCHVPCYGALFGPQLFGHGTRVESHKSYGVKGAQRSFIGNGGPVLPRDHLESKLKVYNQFYDNKSMEIRSREVNNRLIMEGALRVSWGVHGVIHLKEDDDQRTLVVRKRNSKRVSKAADDSPSDKENDISESLEAPTTASEVENMSTDISLSESMTFDSSSLNEYPLTDLPTTPEEVSANTTGGADGAAVPLLNGTNGRANDDDESVSTSTLCGTDTTITTASTSCMSATLPSKLDNLEKLEWDEIDDLLQVERRVSEKDKIYETMPVKLPSSQTSSSDSSPTKTISAHNLTESTNTNSEVPSPTSPTSSSTNTTNNSNSNSESSSTSSDNFVTATSATINTSSTTADNFESSDDATLKPMDFEEFKRSVHLDYVSGANSFREPNEDSLKRNQPIDPSRINDSLKFYGESPMSKSFNCEHALRSIDANLINDTLHLKSGTASPHSMQRMYALQKSGSASTATGGNSKNLTTYQHGHNHFEKGINRSKSGPSCFDYSDSDDDDSTLKPQQSATMRRSDVPQRYVTIEMDCYPKDNDKGSVSEADSSRADAPSITVSNSGNAAGDELTQTEEMYTASRGSDAVHNGGAGGDDDDDDADPPLHVTEDGVVLRRPPRTGAAAIKRRSGNRRSRTKLKRRCSINGHFYNRETSFFTPPYGSQMSVWVTSLVTTTEVINLLLEKYKVDSAVENFSLFIIRDNGEQKRLKETDYPLLTRVMMGPHEDVARLYLVDAKKTDEISNEVAQFINLSLPECRAILERYDDELEREVAKVRERYAELRRRIISRMESLKVHL